In one Trichlorobacter lovleyi SZ genomic region, the following are encoded:
- a CDS encoding sigma-54-dependent transcriptional regulator: protein MNNDLYPAFGVLLVDDEPAWLRSLSLALESNSGITNVVLCKDSREVMGILERQNIGLILLDLTMPHLCGEELLTLIGEQYPDIATIVVSGLNQVGTIVTCMKLGAYDYYVKTDDEERIVCGVLRAIKLLELQRDTKEMTQRFVTCELKHPEAFHAICTVDRAMQSIFAYIEAVAQSPLPLLITGESGVGKELLAKAAHDLSGCKGELVAVNVAGLDDTVFADTLFGHVRGAFTGAESVRRGMIEVATNGTLFLDEIGDLSTASQVKLLRLIQEGEYFPLGSDQPKRLKARIIVATHQNLETKEASGAFRRDLFYRLRTHHVLIPPLRKRIDDLPYLLDLFLEEAARTLGKKKPTPPPSLVPLLSTYSFPGNIRELKAMIYDAVSTHKGHMLSMDSFLKAINNSSEHPVTMASVPEHNPFACFERLPTFANAATYLLEEALTRAKGNQTLAARLLGISQPSLWKRLKLARR, encoded by the coding sequence GTGAATAATGATCTATATCCGGCATTTGGAGTGCTGCTTGTGGATGACGAACCGGCATGGCTTCGTTCTCTCTCTCTTGCTCTGGAAAGCAACTCGGGGATTACCAATGTCGTGCTCTGCAAGGACAGCCGCGAGGTCATGGGCATCCTGGAGCGTCAGAATATCGGCCTTATCCTCCTTGATCTCACCATGCCGCATCTTTGCGGTGAAGAATTGCTGACACTCATTGGCGAGCAGTATCCCGATATCGCCACGATTGTGGTAAGCGGTCTGAATCAGGTCGGTACGATTGTTACCTGCATGAAGCTTGGCGCATATGATTATTACGTTAAAACCGACGACGAAGAACGGATCGTCTGTGGTGTTCTCCGTGCCATTAAACTGCTGGAGTTGCAGCGGGACACCAAAGAGATGACACAACGCTTTGTGACATGCGAGTTGAAACACCCGGAAGCATTTCATGCAATCTGTACCGTTGATCGTGCCATGCAGTCAATCTTTGCCTACATTGAGGCGGTGGCCCAAAGTCCACTACCGCTACTCATTACCGGAGAAAGCGGCGTTGGCAAAGAGCTCCTGGCCAAAGCGGCTCACGACCTCAGCGGATGCAAAGGAGAACTGGTTGCAGTAAACGTCGCCGGACTCGACGATACGGTTTTTGCCGACACCCTCTTCGGCCATGTCCGAGGTGCCTTCACCGGCGCGGAAAGTGTTCGCCGCGGCATGATCGAAGTGGCAACCAATGGAACGCTATTTCTCGATGAAATTGGTGATCTCAGCACGGCATCGCAGGTCAAGTTACTCCGCCTTATTCAGGAAGGGGAATATTTCCCGCTTGGCAGCGACCAACCCAAACGCCTCAAGGCGCGGATCATCGTTGCCACCCACCAGAATCTGGAAACAAAAGAGGCGTCCGGCGCGTTCCGCCGGGATCTGTTCTATCGGCTTCGCACCCATCATGTTCTGATTCCACCACTACGCAAACGCATAGACGACCTTCCCTATCTGCTGGACCTCTTTCTGGAAGAAGCGGCTCGCACGCTGGGCAAAAAGAAGCCGACACCGCCGCCCAGCCTTGTGCCACTACTGTCTACCTACAGTTTTCCCGGTAACATCCGCGAGCTTAAGGCCATGATCTATGACGCCGTAAGTACACACAAAGGTCATATGCTCTCGATGGATTCATTTCTAAAGGCCATCAACAACTCTTCAGAACATCCCGTGACGATGGCCAGTGTACCGGAGCATAATCCCTTTGCCTGCTTCGAGCGGCTGCCAACCTTTGCCAATGCCGCAACCTACCTTCTTGAAGAAGCGCTCACACGCGCCAAAGGCAATCAGACTCTGGCTGCCCGTCTGCTCGGTATTTCCCAGCCGTCTCTCTGGAAAAGACTCAAACTCGCACGTCGCTAA
- a CDS encoding flavocytochrome c: protein MRLFRAGTVLLCSLVLLVGSSQVWADGGTSKTTFLAGIHKKNQMSCADCHGKSLAVDDSETVLNKKCVECHGTFASLASKKKEHINPHKSHLGEVNCTTCHKGHTASKAYCNYCHSFGMKIPAMGSVEQSNSKKWIQETAPKKSDTAKTVTERADIVVIGAGGAGYVASITAHDAGAKVILLEKMPITGGNSMLAAGGINAAATRIQKERGIQDDPAEMVKETMKGGREKNDLELVKILSYRSSDAVDFLVSLGADMSDLVRSGGVHADRTHRPVGGAAVGPHLVKVYRENAAKRNIDVRVNSEVVKILTDKNGRVTGVQVKGKHRGLYTIKAKAVIDTAGGFAANNDLVGFYKPQFKETASSNQPGATGEGVVLAEKIGAKVIDMEQIQIHPTMGGETKVLVSETVRGSGAILVNHAGKRFVNELTTRDKASAAIFAQPEKTAFLVLGEDIRKSNVQIDGYIELGLVQESDSIEGLATKMGVPAATLAATIASYNKAYDAKNDPEFKRQDIPRKIAGPKYYSIWVKPGRHHTMGGVKINTEGQVISTNGTPVVGLYAAGEVTGGVHGWNRLGGNAITDTVVFGRIAGASAAKFVK from the coding sequence ATGAGACTGTTTAGAGCAGGCACCGTACTACTTTGTTCGCTGGTTTTGCTGGTCGGAAGCTCGCAGGTGTGGGCAGATGGAGGGACTTCAAAAACCACATTCCTGGCAGGTATTCACAAAAAGAACCAGATGAGTTGTGCCGATTGTCATGGCAAATCTCTTGCCGTTGATGACAGCGAGACGGTTCTAAACAAAAAATGTGTTGAATGCCATGGGACATTTGCAAGTCTTGCAAGCAAGAAAAAAGAACATATCAATCCGCATAAGTCCCACCTGGGAGAGGTCAACTGTACCACGTGCCACAAGGGACATACGGCGTCCAAGGCGTACTGCAATTACTGCCATTCGTTCGGTATGAAAATCCCTGCTATGGGCAGCGTCGAACAGTCCAATAGTAAAAAATGGATTCAGGAAACAGCTCCCAAAAAATCTGACACAGCCAAGACTGTTACGGAACGTGCCGACATTGTTGTTATCGGTGCCGGTGGCGCCGGTTATGTGGCTTCGATCACTGCCCATGACGCCGGAGCCAAGGTAATCCTCTTGGAAAAGATGCCGATAACCGGTGGAAACAGCATGCTTGCAGCAGGCGGCATTAATGCGGCAGCAACACGAATCCAGAAAGAACGCGGCATTCAGGATGATCCGGCTGAAATGGTTAAAGAGACCATGAAAGGCGGAAGAGAAAAGAACGACCTTGAACTGGTAAAAATCCTCTCGTACCGTTCATCCGACGCAGTTGATTTTCTGGTATCCCTTGGCGCAGACATGAGCGATTTGGTGCGCTCAGGCGGTGTACACGCCGACAGAACCCACAGACCTGTAGGCGGAGCAGCGGTAGGCCCCCATCTGGTAAAAGTCTACAGAGAAAATGCTGCTAAACGCAACATTGACGTACGCGTAAATTCTGAAGTCGTAAAGATCCTCACTGACAAAAACGGCAGGGTAACCGGCGTACAGGTAAAAGGTAAACACAGAGGGTTGTACACCATAAAGGCTAAAGCGGTAATCGACACAGCAGGCGGTTTTGCTGCAAACAATGATCTGGTTGGTTTTTACAAACCGCAGTTCAAAGAAACAGCTTCTTCAAACCAGCCCGGCGCAACCGGAGAAGGTGTTGTTCTGGCTGAAAAAATTGGTGCAAAAGTGATCGACATGGAGCAGATCCAGATCCATCCGACCATGGGCGGCGAAACCAAGGTGCTTGTCTCTGAAACGGTTCGGGGCAGCGGCGCCATTCTGGTAAATCATGCGGGCAAGCGTTTTGTTAATGAGCTGACAACCCGCGACAAAGCCTCAGCAGCAATCTTTGCACAGCCGGAGAAGACAGCATTTCTTGTCCTTGGCGAAGATATCCGCAAGAGCAATGTGCAGATAGACGGGTATATCGAGCTCGGCCTCGTACAAGAATCCGATTCAATTGAAGGATTAGCAACAAAGATGGGCGTTCCTGCCGCAACCCTTGCCGCAACAATTGCATCATACAACAAGGCCTATGACGCAAAGAATGACCCTGAGTTCAAACGTCAAGACATCCCGCGAAAAATTGCCGGTCCCAAGTACTATTCCATCTGGGTTAAGCCAGGCCGCCATCACACTATGGGCGGCGTCAAAATCAATACGGAAGGTCAGGTAATCAGCACAAATGGCACACCGGTGGTTGGTCTGTATGCCGCCGGAGAGGTTACCGGTGGCGTCCATGGCTGGAACCGGCTGGGTGGCAACGCCATTACCGATACTGTTGTGTTCGGTCGTATCGCCGGGGCAAGTGCAGCCAAATTTGTCAAGTAG
- a CDS encoding MFS transporter — translation METRSLFRALFLINFAITLGFGIADAFFSMYVFSLGARGILLVLPLVLYSLSKILFSPFMGACSDKIGPRRIASISLGLYLLVSICYFFTTSLMLITIMRLFQGIGCAMFRPLVASLVGERTTSEKRATVLGTFDISFYGALSVGPVVGGILKDIWGFEGIFAVLTLLCIVALLVALFYIPAQRLSKNHAAERKTENQCKCRTIFTMARQNSLRGLLAFIFGRACGISLLSAFLPILLTTKLGLSGIQTGLVMASGSLVFTLLLRPIGMLSDKTPRKPLIVAGGTIVSLLYFLIPVVSGFSQILFLGLGIGMFSVLSQPACTTLLIEEGVRHGMGLTVGIFNSVLNLGFIAGPLFGAGMQHTFGLSSVFYAAGILGFVAVGLFITTIVSEDTPSSALFLEKGDVTLSYVTSEKL, via the coding sequence ATGGAAACCCGTAGTCTGTTTCGGGCACTGTTCCTGATCAACTTCGCCATCACCCTCGGTTTTGGCATTGCCGACGCATTCTTCTCTATGTACGTTTTCAGCCTGGGAGCCAGGGGCATCCTTCTGGTGCTGCCGCTGGTACTCTATTCACTCTCAAAGATTCTCTTCAGCCCTTTTATGGGGGCCTGCTCCGACAAGATAGGACCAAGAAGAATTGCTTCCATCAGTCTCGGTCTCTATCTACTCGTATCAATCTGCTATTTCTTCACTACCAGTCTGATGCTTATCACCATTATGCGCCTGTTTCAGGGGATCGGCTGCGCAATGTTCAGACCGTTGGTTGCCTCTCTTGTGGGTGAGAGGACGACAAGTGAAAAACGTGCAACCGTCTTGGGGACCTTTGACATTTCCTTTTACGGTGCTTTAAGCGTCGGGCCGGTTGTCGGCGGAATACTCAAGGATATCTGGGGCTTTGAGGGGATTTTTGCAGTGCTGACGCTGCTTTGCATCGTGGCGCTGTTGGTGGCACTGTTTTACATTCCTGCACAAAGACTCTCCAAGAACCATGCGGCAGAACGCAAAACGGAAAACCAATGCAAGTGCAGGACTATTTTTACGATGGCCCGGCAAAACTCCCTACGGGGGCTTCTTGCCTTCATCTTTGGCCGGGCCTGCGGGATATCGCTGCTGAGTGCCTTCCTGCCGATACTGCTAACAACCAAGCTCGGATTGAGCGGCATACAGACCGGATTGGTGATGGCCTCCGGCTCCCTGGTATTCACCCTCCTCCTGCGGCCAATCGGCATGCTTTCAGATAAGACACCGCGCAAGCCTCTGATTGTCGCCGGCGGCACCATCGTATCGTTGCTCTACTTTCTGATACCTGTTGTGTCCGGATTTAGCCAGATACTGTTCCTGGGGTTGGGAATAGGCATGTTCAGCGTGCTCTCTCAGCCCGCCTGTACAACGCTCCTGATAGAAGAGGGAGTCCGTCACGGCATGGGGTTAACCGTTGGAATCTTTAATTCGGTGCTGAACCTGGGGTTTATTGCGGGTCCGTTATTCGGAGCAGGTATGCAACACACGTTCGGCCTGTCCTCGGTTTTTTATGCCGCTGGAATCTTGGGGTTTGTTGCAGTTGGACTGTTTATCACAACAATCGTGTCAGAGGATACGCCATCTTCAGCGCTTTTCCTTGAGAAGGGCGACGTCACACTATCTTACGTAACATCAGAAAAGCTGTAA
- a CDS encoding OprD family outer membrane porin yields MKFAKLGLAGIIVAGLATSSYGADSLFDAFKNGKTNGELRAWYFDRKVENAPTSSAGIFTTAAILGYVTDTFYGFSLGGTFEAVYAPEASSGAKNVYKSDMYASGAVLSEAYLQYGIAKTAVKAGRQYISTPLVTGSGTRIVKESFQGAMLTSKDLSDTTITGGYINKFQGRTGYATGDSVGDAPDFASRSIFLGISGSTTYEFNGAYTVAVINKSIPNLTLTGQYLNVGDVKVGTKKSDIHVYYTDAKYLLPMDGYKLEFALNFRGSQTEDPLSATIKYNGTYAAGKIAVSELAGFGASFVAATTSRDDAVIAGMGNGPSSYTATLIRASTATLTANTNSYRCDVTYDFSKIGLAGLKGALQYGWTNQNRVGTAATSSDYTSYAGSLDYAVPLLKGLSLAVQYEKQENETTKYTSNTKTSIDTDELRIKLAYKF; encoded by the coding sequence ATGAAATTTGCAAAACTTGGTTTGGCGGGGATAATCGTTGCTGGCCTTGCGACCAGTTCGTATGGAGCAGACTCACTGTTTGATGCCTTTAAAAACGGGAAAACAAACGGGGAGCTCAGGGCATGGTATTTTGATAGAAAAGTAGAAAATGCCCCTACTAGTTCAGCAGGCATCTTCACTACCGCGGCAATATTAGGCTATGTTACTGATACTTTTTACGGTTTTAGCTTAGGAGGAACATTTGAGGCAGTCTATGCTCCTGAGGCTAGTTCTGGTGCAAAGAATGTTTACAAAAGCGACATGTACGCCTCAGGTGCAGTTCTTTCAGAGGCGTATTTACAATATGGCATAGCGAAAACGGCAGTTAAAGCCGGACGGCAATATATTTCTACGCCGTTGGTTACCGGAAGCGGTACGAGAATTGTTAAAGAATCCTTTCAAGGGGCTATGCTTACCAGTAAAGACCTCTCTGATACGACGATAACCGGAGGCTATATTAATAAGTTTCAAGGTAGAACCGGCTATGCCACAGGAGATTCCGTGGGTGATGCTCCGGATTTCGCCTCAAGATCAATATTCCTTGGTATTTCAGGGTCAACAACCTATGAATTTAATGGAGCTTACACCGTTGCGGTTATTAACAAGTCCATTCCAAACCTGACACTGACTGGACAATATCTTAATGTGGGCGACGTGAAGGTCGGTACAAAGAAATCAGATATCCATGTCTATTATACTGATGCTAAATACTTACTCCCAATGGATGGGTACAAATTGGAATTTGCTCTTAACTTTCGCGGATCGCAGACAGAGGATCCACTATCTGCTACAATAAAGTATAATGGTACGTATGCTGCTGGTAAAATTGCGGTCAGCGAGCTGGCAGGATTTGGAGCAAGCTTTGTTGCCGCAACAACCAGCCGTGATGATGCAGTGATAGCCGGTATGGGGAACGGCCCTTCAAGTTACACGGCAACACTGATAAGGGCAAGTACAGCCACCTTGACAGCCAATACCAATTCGTACCGGTGCGATGTGACTTATGATTTTTCAAAAATCGGTCTTGCCGGGCTTAAAGGTGCATTGCAGTATGGTTGGACAAATCAAAACAGAGTAGGGACGGCAGCAACCAGTTCAGATTATACTTCATATGCAGGGAGTTTGGATTACGCTGTTCCTCTGCTTAAGGGGCTGTCTTTGGCAGTACAGTATGAAAAACAGGAGAATGAGACCACGAAGTATACCTCCAATACCAAAACCTCCATTGACACCGATGAGTTGCGAATTAAACTGGCCTATAAATTCTGA
- a CDS encoding ABC transporter ATP-binding protein, with product MLQLVNLSKDYSGRVLFANISWHLRKGERVALIGENGAGKSTLMKIIAGLEESSNGDIQLAKGARAAYLPQDGIVSSGRMLFHEARSALSELLVLEEELHRLGQELEQMPHDAAGHDALLARYGELQEQFRHRGGYTMEAEIGTVLKGLGFSQEDWHKDCGEFSGGWQMRIALARLLLQKPDVLLLDEPTNHLDIEARNWLEQYLCSYPGSVILVSHDRFFMDQVCSRIAEVWNHTIADYHCSYSTYLIQREERVSALREAKRLQDEEVQKTEDFIRRFRYQANKASLVQSRIKQLEKVERIELPPERKKIRFQFPDAPKSGRIVLELQGLTRSYGSNVVLNKVDLTVEKGERVALVGHNGAGKSTLMAVLAGGEYQEGSLKPGHNVVADYFAQDQANVLDATRTAYDELYSDCPYEMVPKLRDILGAFLFSGDDIHKKVGVLSGGERNRLALAKMLLRPSNLLLMDEPTNHLDLFSKEVLLDALKGFDGTVVFVSHDRYFVNGLATRIVEVGEGKLTDYYGDYEYYLSKKESESAQTPVASARQIKTAAEPAPNVSAVALLPPQNKEDRLKDREEQKRRKKEEQAREKQQQSIEKEIATVEQKIAELEAEMNRPGFFDDPEQGLAAGEQHTALNTRLEELYAQWEELS from the coding sequence ATGCTCCAACTCGTTAATCTTTCTAAAGACTATTCCGGTCGTGTTCTGTTTGCGAACATCTCCTGGCACCTGCGTAAGGGTGAGCGGGTGGCCCTGATCGGCGAAAACGGGGCCGGTAAATCCACCCTGATGAAGATCATTGCCGGGCTTGAGGAATCAAGCAACGGTGATATCCAGCTGGCCAAGGGTGCCAGGGCCGCCTATCTGCCGCAGGATGGTATTGTCAGCAGTGGCCGGATGCTGTTCCACGAGGCCCGTTCGGCCCTGTCAGAACTGCTGGTGCTGGAAGAAGAACTGCACCGCCTGGGACAGGAACTGGAGCAGATGCCCCACGATGCAGCCGGACATGATGCCCTGCTGGCACGTTATGGTGAACTGCAGGAACAGTTCCGCCATCGTGGCGGCTACACCATGGAGGCCGAGATCGGCACCGTGCTGAAAGGTCTGGGGTTCAGCCAGGAAGACTGGCACAAGGACTGCGGCGAGTTTTCCGGTGGTTGGCAGATGCGGATCGCCCTGGCCAGGCTGCTGCTGCAGAAACCGGATGTGCTGCTGCTGGACGAACCGACCAACCACCTGGATATCGAGGCCCGCAACTGGCTTGAACAGTATCTCTGCTCCTACCCCGGTTCTGTTATCCTGGTCTCCCACGACCGTTTCTTCATGGATCAGGTCTGCTCCCGCATCGCCGAGGTCTGGAACCACACCATTGCCGACTACCACTGTTCCTACTCCACCTACCTGATCCAACGGGAAGAGCGGGTCTCTGCCCTACGGGAGGCCAAACGGCTGCAGGATGAAGAGGTCCAGAAGACCGAAGACTTTATCCGCCGCTTCCGCTATCAGGCCAACAAGGCCTCACTGGTGCAGTCACGGATCAAGCAGCTGGAGAAGGTGGAACGGATTGAACTGCCGCCGGAGCGCAAGAAGATCCGCTTCCAGTTTCCTGATGCCCCCAAGAGTGGCAGGATTGTGCTGGAACTGCAGGGGCTGACCCGCAGCTACGGAAGCAATGTTGTCCTGAACAAGGTTGATCTGACCGTTGAAAAAGGGGAACGGGTTGCCTTGGTGGGGCATAACGGGGCAGGAAAATCCACCCTGATGGCCGTACTGGCCGGTGGCGAGTATCAGGAAGGCAGCTTGAAGCCAGGCCATAATGTGGTGGCTGATTACTTTGCCCAGGATCAGGCCAATGTGCTGGATGCCACCAGAACCGCCTATGATGAGCTGTACAGTGACTGCCCCTACGAGATGGTACCCAAGCTGCGGGATATCCTGGGGGCGTTCCTGTTTTCCGGTGATGACATCCATAAAAAGGTGGGGGTGCTGTCCGGTGGTGAACGTAACCGCCTGGCCCTGGCCAAGATGCTGCTGCGTCCCTCTAACTTGCTGCTGATGGATGAGCCCACCAACCACCTGGACCTGTTCAGCAAAGAGGTGCTGCTGGATGCCCTGAAGGGCTTTGACGGCACCGTGGTGTTTGTCTCCCACGACCGCTACTTTGTGAACGGTCTGGCAACGCGGATTGTAGAGGTTGGCGAAGGCAAGCTGACCGATTATTACGGCGATTACGAATACTATTTATCAAAAAAAGAGAGCGAATCAGCCCAGACACCTGTTGCATCAGCGCGCCAGATCAAGACGGCAGCCGAACCGGCACCAAACGTATCCGCTGTAGCGTTGCTACCCCCCCAGAATAAGGAAGACCGTCTTAAAGATCGTGAAGAACAGAAACGTCGTAAAAAGGAAGAACAGGCACGGGAGAAACAGCAACAGTCGATTGAGAAGGAGATCGCCACGGTTGAGCAAAAAATTGCTGAGCTTGAGGCAGAGATGAACAGGCCCGGCTTCTTTGATGATCCTGAGCAAGGGCTGGCTGCCGGTGAGCAGCATACAGCACTGAACACCAGGCTTGAGGAACTGTACGCGCAGTGGGAGGAGTTGTCATAA
- a CDS encoding ABC transporter ATP-binding protein — MPDVIKLENIRRVFGEGDHTVEALRGVSFTISVGEFVAIMGASGSGKSTCMNTLGCLDKPTSGTYWLDGIDTAGMTPDSLAEVRNKKLGFVFQGFNLLPRTTALENVELPLVYAGVSAAERHQRATAALERVGLGERVNHTSAQLSGGQQQRVAIARALVNEPAVILADEPTGNLDTTTTHEIMQLFTDLNQQGITIVMITHEPEVAEYASRRITFRDGSIISDTAHQD; from the coding sequence ATGCCTGACGTCATCAAACTGGAAAATATCCGCCGCGTGTTCGGCGAGGGTGACCACACCGTTGAGGCGCTGCGGGGGGTCTCCTTTACCATCAGCGTGGGGGAGTTTGTGGCGATCATGGGTGCTTCCGGTAGTGGTAAATCCACCTGCATGAATACCCTGGGATGTCTGGATAAACCCACCAGCGGTACCTACTGGCTGGACGGCATTGATACTGCCGGGATGACCCCGGACAGCCTTGCCGAGGTGCGCAACAAAAAACTGGGCTTTGTGTTCCAGGGCTTTAACCTGTTGCCCCGCACCACGGCCCTTGAAAACGTGGAACTGCCGTTGGTCTATGCCGGGGTTTCAGCAGCAGAGCGTCACCAGCGGGCTACAGCTGCGCTTGAACGTGTTGGTCTGGGTGAACGGGTTAATCACACCAGTGCACAGCTCTCCGGCGGACAGCAGCAACGGGTGGCGATCGCCCGCGCGCTGGTCAACGAACCGGCCGTGATCCTGGCTGATGAGCCAACCGGCAACCTGGACACCACCACCACCCATGAAATCATGCAGCTGTTCACAGACCTGAACCAACAGGGGATTACCATTGTGATGATTACCCATGAACCGGAAGTGGCAGAATATGCCTCCCGCCGGATTACCTTCCGCGATGGTTCGATTATCTCAGACACCGCACACCAAGACTAA
- a CDS encoding 23S rRNA (pseudouridine(1915)-N(3))-methyltransferase RlmH — translation MKLRIIWLGKTRDPWIKQGVTEYSGRIERYLPLAIDELKDEKDATLEEGRRREGERLLKQLSPNAVLVALDERGQQLDSVKFAEFIGKHRDSGTTELVFAIGGSYGFSDEVRSRAGKVLALSAMTFTHQMVRPFLLEQIYRACTILNNEPYHH, via the coding sequence ATGAAGCTCCGTATTATCTGGCTTGGAAAGACCCGTGACCCCTGGATCAAGCAGGGGGTTACGGAGTATAGCGGGCGGATTGAACGCTACCTGCCGTTGGCCATTGATGAACTGAAAGATGAGAAGGATGCCACCCTTGAAGAAGGGCGCCGTCGCGAAGGTGAGCGGTTACTGAAACAGCTTTCCCCCAACGCGGTGCTGGTGGCACTGGATGAACGGGGCCAGCAGCTGGATTCCGTCAAATTTGCTGAATTTATCGGCAAACATCGTGACAGTGGTACCACCGAGCTGGTCTTTGCCATTGGCGGTTCCTACGGCTTCAGCGATGAAGTCCGCAGCCGTGCCGGCAAGGTGCTGGCACTTTCCGCCATGACCTTTACCCACCAGATGGTGCGCCCGTTCCTGCTTGAACAGATCTATCGGGCCTGCACCATCCTGAATAACGAGCCATACCACCACTAA
- the rsfS gene encoding ribosome silencing factor — MTEKTAEKQTLSPRERAIRCAELASDKKGYDLRVLDITAISTIADFLVIISGQSDKQNQAICDHIRRELKKFGKVQEIEGETEGKWIVMDYSDVLVHIFHEEQRKRYDLDGLWEKAEQVELSAALQATDAANKDSFTI, encoded by the coding sequence ATGACAGAAAAAACTGCAGAAAAGCAGACCCTCAGCCCACGTGAACGGGCGATCCGCTGTGCCGAATTGGCCAGCGACAAGAAGGGCTACGACCTCCGGGTGCTGGATATCACCGCCATCAGCACCATTGCCGATTTTCTGGTGATCATCTCCGGCCAGTCCGACAAACAGAATCAGGCGATCTGCGACCATATCCGCAGGGAGCTGAAAAAGTTCGGCAAGGTGCAGGAGATCGAGGGGGAGACCGAAGGCAAGTGGATCGTGATGGATTACAGCGATGTGCTGGTACATATCTTCCACGAGGAACAGCGCAAACGCTATGATCTGGACGGGCTGTGGGAAAAGGCAGAGCAGGTGGAGCTGTCAGCAGCGTTGCAGGCCACCGATGCAGCCAACAAAGACTCGTTCACAATCTGA
- the nadD gene encoding nicotinate-nucleotide adenylyltransferase: MKLGLLGGTFNPIHLAHLRIAEEAREAAGLDQVLFIPAADPPHKPLAGDVSFELRAAMVQRAIAANPAFRFSDIEAHRAGKSYTVDTLTALRTARPGDELHFIIGSDSFLELGLWHRYADIFPLASLIVLERPEKAITEPLQQLPELVRDQFVQEAGNLVRHSSGTSIRFVIGTRLDISSSQLRERVARQQSIRYLVPPEIESFITQKGLYQP; the protein is encoded by the coding sequence ATGAAGCTTGGACTGCTCGGCGGCACCTTTAACCCGATCCATCTTGCCCACCTGCGGATAGCCGAAGAGGCCCGCGAGGCAGCCGGTCTGGACCAGGTGCTGTTTATCCCGGCAGCTGATCCGCCGCACAAACCGCTGGCCGGGGATGTCTCCTTCGAGCTGCGGGCAGCCATGGTACAACGGGCCATTGCTGCCAATCCGGCTTTCCGTTTCAGTGACATAGAAGCGCACCGAGCAGGCAAATCCTACACGGTTGATACCCTGACCGCCCTCAGGACAGCGCGGCCTGGTGACGAACTGCATTTTATTATCGGCAGCGACTCTTTTCTGGAGCTGGGCCTGTGGCACCGTTATGCCGACATTTTTCCGCTGGCCTCACTGATAGTACTGGAACGACCTGAAAAAGCGATTACCGAGCCATTACAGCAGTTACCGGAGCTGGTGCGCGACCAGTTTGTACAAGAGGCCGGTAACCTGGTGCGACACAGTAGCGGCACCAGTATCCGTTTTGTGATCGGAACCCGGCTGGATATCTCATCCAGCCAGCTGCGCGAACGGGTAGCACGGCAGCAATCGATCCGTTATCTTGTTCCGCCTGAAATTGAATCATTTATTACCCAGAAGGGATTGTATCAACCATGA